The Dasypus novemcinctus isolate mDasNov1 chromosome 12, mDasNov1.1.hap2, whole genome shotgun sequence genome includes a window with the following:
- the KDELR3 gene encoding ER lumen protein-retaining receptor 3, with the protein MNVFRILGDLSHLLAMILLLGKIWKSKCCTGISGKSQILFALVFTTRYLDLFTNFISIYNTIMKVVFLLCAYVTVYMIYGKFRKTFDSENDTFRLEFLLVPVIGLSFLENYSFTPLEILWTFSIYLESVAILPQLFMISKTGEAETITTHYLFFLGLYRALYLANWIRRYQTENFYDQIAVVSGVVQTIFYCDFFYLYVTKVLKGKKLSLPMPI; encoded by the exons ATGAACGTGTTCCGGATCCTCGGCGACCTGAGCCACCTCCTGGCCATGATCTTGCTGCTGGGGAAGATCTGGAAGTCCAAGTGCTGCACCG GCATCTCCGGGAAGAGCCAGATCCTGTTTGCTCTCGTCTTCACCACCAGGTACCTGGACCTGTTCACTAACTTCATCTCCATCTACAACACAATAATGAAG GTGGTTTTCCTCCTCTGTGCCTACGTCACAGTGTACATGATCTATGGGAAATTCCGGAAAACATTTGACAGTGAGAATGACACATTCCGCCTGGAGTTTCTCCTGGTCCCAGTCATTGGCCTTTCCTTTCTTGAGAACTACAGTTTCACTCCATTGGAG ATCCTCTGGACCTTCTCTATCTACCTGGAATCGGTGGCCATCCTGCCTCAGCTCTTCATGATCAGCAAGACTGGAGAGGCTGAGACCATCACCACCCACTACCTGTTCTTTCTGGGTCTGTACCGGGCACTCTACCTGGCTAACTGGATAAGGCGGTACCAGACTGAGAATTTCTATGACCAAATTGCAGTGGTGTCTGGCGTAGTACAAACTATCTTCTACTGTGACTTCTTCTACCTGTATGTGACCAAAG TCCTTAAAGGAAAGAAGTTAAGTCTTCCAATGCCAATTTGA